The proteins below are encoded in one region of Chaetodon trifascialis isolate fChaTrf1 chromosome 11, fChaTrf1.hap1, whole genome shotgun sequence:
- the lpin2 gene encoding phosphatidate phosphatase LPIN2 isoform X4, translating to MNYVGQLAGQVLVTVKELYKGINQATLSGCIDVVVVRQRDGTYQCSPFHVRFGKLGVLRSKEKVIDIEVNGEPVDLHMKLGDNGEAFFVQEAEQQNIVPAHLATSPIPTESHLFWISEVEHRTAKDLEDDPADPEDPPEPPAPSTVATKKKKRRRKKHKGDPRREELTPPMLVTAGNAIAANAPAATTAAMSSTGQNDEIFEMDLSSDEEAAARVSRSPSVTTMRDIDPKLPAARHNLDGYPLSDGDWPADDSHGLSQAFSPKSDSELVVRPSESMLRAESHMQWTWGEFPETTRVTKKEKPELLKTVTITPSENTHFRVILSSEAMENETDIEKEDGASSSVCTIVKPEPRTPITTVTPVNPLASVSTVTSMSPVTHAEPLEVLPSSVATSTPSNSQPSDSPSKKKGVPKRSQHQGPEDIYLDDLNVLEPDVAARYFPKSESEAATKHWMDSEIHSGSQSPQSVGSAAADSGTECLSDSASDLPDVTLSLCGGLTENAEISKERFMEHIITYHEFAENPAIIDNPNLVVKIGNRYYNWTLAAPLILSLQAFQKNLPKATEEAWVKEKMPKKSGRWWFWRKRADSTIKQSETKLETKEDSHLEEEGPSVSQEKLSLPPKAGDSSSDEEAKEVSAASCQERLQPVDGQHHPSPHTYRKSLRLSSDQIASLKLKEGPNDVTFSITTQYQGTCRCEGTIYLWNWDDKVIISDIDGTITKSDVFGQILPQLGKDWTHQGIAKLYHSVAENGYKFLYCSARAIGMADMTRGYLQWVNDGGTILPRGPLMLSPSSLFSAFHREVIEKKPEIFKIECLTDIKNLFQHNKQPFYAAFGNRTNDVFAYKEVGVPVCRIFTVNPKGELIQEQTKGNKSSYGRLSELVEHVFPLLSKEQNEAFVMPEYSSFCYWRQPIPVINPDELL from the exons ATGAACTACGTGGGCCAGCTGGCAGGTCAGGTGCTGGTAACCGTCAAAGAACTGTATAAGGGCATTAATCAGGCCACGCTGTCGGGCTGCATCGATGTTGTGGTTGTCCGCCAGAGAGATGGCACCTACCAGTGCTCACCTTTCCATGTGCGCTTCGGCAAGCTGGGTGTACTGCGCTCCAAAGAGAAAGTG ATCGACATTGAAGTGAATGGAGAGCCAGTAGACCTGCACATGAAGCTTGGTGACAATGGAGAGGCCTTTTTTGTCCAGGAAGCTGAGCAGCAGAAT ATTGTCCCTGCCCACTTGGCCACCTCCCCAATCCCCACTGAGAGTCACCTGTTCTGGATCTCAGAGGTTGAGCACAGGACAGCAAAAGATCTGGAGGATGACCCGGCTGACCCAGAGGACCCACCCGAGCCTCCCGCTCCGAGCACCGTGgccacaaagaagaagaagaggcggAGGAAGAAGCACAAAGGAGACCCCCGAAGAGAAGAGCTGACGCCGCCCATGTTGGTCACTGCTGGAAATGCGATTGCTGCTAACGCACCTGCTGCTACGACTGCTGCTATGTCCAGCACTGGGCAAAACGACGAGATCTTTGAGATGGACCTGAGCTCTGACGAGGAGGCTGCAGCACGTGTCTCAAG GTCACCTTCAGTAACCACAATGAGAGATATTGACCCCAAATTACCCGCAGCCAGACACAACCTTGATGGTTATCCACTGTCTGATGGGGACTGGCCAGCAGACGACAG TCATGGCTTGTCCCAGGCCTTTTCCCCAAAGAGTGACTCTGAACTGGTGGTCCGGCCCTCAGAGAGCATGCTCAGAGCCGAGTCCCACATGCAGTGGACCTGGGGAGAGTTTCCAGAAACAACCAGG GTCACCAAAAAAGAGAAACCAGAACTACTAAAAACAGTGACCATCACCCCATCAGAGAACACCCACTTCCGCGTCATCCTCAGCTCTGAGGCCATGGAGAATGAGACTGACATTGAAAAGGAAGATGGTGCCTCCTCCTCAGTGTGCACCATTGTCAAGCCCGAGCCACGCACCCCAATCACCACTGTAACACCTGTGAATCCTCTCGCCTCTGTCAGCACCGTAACCTCTATGAGTCCTGTAACCCACGCCGAGCCCCTGGAGGTCCTGCCATCCAGTGTGGCAACCTCCACCCCTTCCAACAGTCAACCGAGCGACTCACCCTCTAAGAAGAAAG GTGTCCCAAAGAGGAGCCAGCATCAGGGTCCTGAGGATATCTACCTAGATGACCTGAATGTACTTGAACCTGATGTTGCTGCACGATATTTTCCTAAGAG TGAGTCTGAGGCAGCGACTAAGCACTGGATGGACTCAGAGATACACTCTGGTTCGCAGTCTCCACAGTCGGTGGGCAGCGCAGCAGCTGACAGCGGGACGGAGTGTCTGTCTGACTCAGCGAGCGACCTCCCTGACGtaactctctctctgtgtggaggCCTGACAGAAAACGCTGAAATATCCAAAG AAAGGTTCATGGAGCATATCATCACCTATCATGAATTTGCTGAAAACCCAGCAATTATAGATAACCCCAACCTAGTTGTAAAGATAGGAAATAG GTATTATAATTGGACACTCGCTGCACCCTTGATTCTAAGTCTACAGGCATTTCAGAAGAATTTGCCAAAG GCTACAGAGGAGGCCTGGGTGAAGGAGAAAATGCCAAAGAAGTCAGGCCGCTGGTGGTTCTGGCGAAAAAGGGCGGATAGTACAATCAAGCAG TCGGAGACCAAGCTTGAAACTAAGGAGGACTCTcacctggaggaggaaggaCCCTCCGTTTCCCAGGAGAAACTGTCCTTGCC GCCTAAAGCAGGAGACTCatccagtgatgaagaggcCAAGGAGGTGAGCGCTGCATCCTGTCAGGAGAGACTGCAGCCAGTAGATGGCCAGCACCACCCCAGCCCACACACTTACAGGAAGTCACTACGCCTCTCCTCTGATCAGATA GCCAGTCTGAAACTGAAGGAGGGACCTAATGATGTGACGTTTAGCATCACCACCCAATACCAGGGCACATGCCGCTGTGAGGGCACCATCTACCTGTGGAACTGGGATGACAAAGTCATTATCTCTGACATTGATGGCACCATCACCAA gTCCGACGTGTTTGGACAAATCCTGCCACAGTTGGGGAAGGACTGGACCCACCAGGGCATTGCCAAGCTCTACCATTCAGTAGCTGA GAACGGCTACAAGTTCTTATACTGCTCAGCGCGCGCTATTGGCATGGCGGACATGACAAGAGGTTACCTGCAGTGGGTCAACGATGGAGGCACCATTCTACCCCGGGGACCTCTCATGCTGTCTCCCAGCAGCCTCTTCTCTGCCTTCCACAG GGAGGTCATTGAAAAGAAACCAGAGATCTTCAAGATTGAATGCCTTACAGATATCAAGAACCTGTTCCAGCATAACAAGCAGCCATTCTACGCCGCCTTTGGGAATAGAACTAAT GATGTGTTTGCCTATAAGGAGGTGGGAGTTCCAGTGTGTAGGATCTTCACAGTCAACCCCAAAGGAGAGCTGATCCAGGAGCAGACCAAGGGAAACAAGTCCTC TTACGGCAGGCTCAGTGAGCTGGTGGAGCATGTGTTCCCTCTGTTGAGTAAGGAGCAGAACGAGGCCTTTGTCATGCCAGAGTACAGCTCTTTCTGTTACTGGAGACAGCCCATACCAGTCATCAACCCTGATGAACTGCTCTGA
- the lpin2 gene encoding phosphatidate phosphatase LPIN2 isoform X3, whose protein sequence is MNYVGQLAGQVLVTVKELYKGINQATLSGCIDVVVVRQRDGTYQCSPFHVRFGKLGVLRSKEKVIDIEVNGEPVDLHMKLGDNGEAFFVQEAEQQNQIVPAHLATSPIPTESHLFWISEVEHRTAKDLEDDPADPEDPPEPPAPSTVATKKKKRRRKKHKGDPRREELTPPMLVTAGNAIAANAPAATTAAMSSTGQNDEIFEMDLSSDEEAAARVSRSPSVTTMRDIDPKLPAARHNLDGYPLSDGDWPADDSHGLSQAFSPKSDSELVVRPSESMLRAESHMQWTWGEFPETTRVTKKEKPELLKTVTITPSENTHFRVILSSEAMENETDIEKEDGASSSVCTIVKPEPRTPITTVTPVNPLASVSTVTSMSPVTHAEPLEVLPSSVATSTPSNSQPSDSPSKKKGVPKRSQHQGPEDIYLDDLNVLEPDVAARYFPKSESEAATKHWMDSEIHSGSQSPQSVGSAAADSGTECLSDSASDLPDVTLSLCGGLTENAEISKERFMEHIITYHEFAENPAIIDNPNLVVKIGNRYYNWTLAAPLILSLQAFQKNLPKATEEAWVKEKMPKKSGRWWFWRKRADSTIKQSETKLETKEDSHLEEEGPSVSQEKLSLPPKAGDSSSDEEAKEVSAASCQERLQPVDGQHHPSPHTYRKSLRLSSDQIASLKLKEGPNDVTFSITTQYQGTCRCEGTIYLWNWDDKVIISDIDGTITKSDVFGQILPQLGKDWTHQGIAKLYHSVAENGYKFLYCSARAIGMADMTRGYLQWVNDGGTILPRGPLMLSPSSLFSAFHREVIEKKPEIFKIECLTDIKNLFQHNKQPFYAAFGNRTNDVFAYKEVGVPVCRIFTVNPKGELIQEQTKGNKSSYGRLSELVEHVFPLLSKEQNEAFVMPEYSSFCYWRQPIPVINPDELL, encoded by the exons ATGAACTACGTGGGCCAGCTGGCAGGTCAGGTGCTGGTAACCGTCAAAGAACTGTATAAGGGCATTAATCAGGCCACGCTGTCGGGCTGCATCGATGTTGTGGTTGTCCGCCAGAGAGATGGCACCTACCAGTGCTCACCTTTCCATGTGCGCTTCGGCAAGCTGGGTGTACTGCGCTCCAAAGAGAAAGTG ATCGACATTGAAGTGAATGGAGAGCCAGTAGACCTGCACATGAAGCTTGGTGACAATGGAGAGGCCTTTTTTGTCCAGGAAGCTGAGCAGCAGAAT CAGATTGTCCCTGCCCACTTGGCCACCTCCCCAATCCCCACTGAGAGTCACCTGTTCTGGATCTCAGAGGTTGAGCACAGGACAGCAAAAGATCTGGAGGATGACCCGGCTGACCCAGAGGACCCACCCGAGCCTCCCGCTCCGAGCACCGTGgccacaaagaagaagaagaggcggAGGAAGAAGCACAAAGGAGACCCCCGAAGAGAAGAGCTGACGCCGCCCATGTTGGTCACTGCTGGAAATGCGATTGCTGCTAACGCACCTGCTGCTACGACTGCTGCTATGTCCAGCACTGGGCAAAACGACGAGATCTTTGAGATGGACCTGAGCTCTGACGAGGAGGCTGCAGCACGTGTCTCAAG GTCACCTTCAGTAACCACAATGAGAGATATTGACCCCAAATTACCCGCAGCCAGACACAACCTTGATGGTTATCCACTGTCTGATGGGGACTGGCCAGCAGACGACAG TCATGGCTTGTCCCAGGCCTTTTCCCCAAAGAGTGACTCTGAACTGGTGGTCCGGCCCTCAGAGAGCATGCTCAGAGCCGAGTCCCACATGCAGTGGACCTGGGGAGAGTTTCCAGAAACAACCAGG GTCACCAAAAAAGAGAAACCAGAACTACTAAAAACAGTGACCATCACCCCATCAGAGAACACCCACTTCCGCGTCATCCTCAGCTCTGAGGCCATGGAGAATGAGACTGACATTGAAAAGGAAGATGGTGCCTCCTCCTCAGTGTGCACCATTGTCAAGCCCGAGCCACGCACCCCAATCACCACTGTAACACCTGTGAATCCTCTCGCCTCTGTCAGCACCGTAACCTCTATGAGTCCTGTAACCCACGCCGAGCCCCTGGAGGTCCTGCCATCCAGTGTGGCAACCTCCACCCCTTCCAACAGTCAACCGAGCGACTCACCCTCTAAGAAGAAAG GTGTCCCAAAGAGGAGCCAGCATCAGGGTCCTGAGGATATCTACCTAGATGACCTGAATGTACTTGAACCTGATGTTGCTGCACGATATTTTCCTAAGAG TGAGTCTGAGGCAGCGACTAAGCACTGGATGGACTCAGAGATACACTCTGGTTCGCAGTCTCCACAGTCGGTGGGCAGCGCAGCAGCTGACAGCGGGACGGAGTGTCTGTCTGACTCAGCGAGCGACCTCCCTGACGtaactctctctctgtgtggaggCCTGACAGAAAACGCTGAAATATCCAAAG AAAGGTTCATGGAGCATATCATCACCTATCATGAATTTGCTGAAAACCCAGCAATTATAGATAACCCCAACCTAGTTGTAAAGATAGGAAATAG GTATTATAATTGGACACTCGCTGCACCCTTGATTCTAAGTCTACAGGCATTTCAGAAGAATTTGCCAAAG GCTACAGAGGAGGCCTGGGTGAAGGAGAAAATGCCAAAGAAGTCAGGCCGCTGGTGGTTCTGGCGAAAAAGGGCGGATAGTACAATCAAGCAG TCGGAGACCAAGCTTGAAACTAAGGAGGACTCTcacctggaggaggaaggaCCCTCCGTTTCCCAGGAGAAACTGTCCTTGCC GCCTAAAGCAGGAGACTCatccagtgatgaagaggcCAAGGAGGTGAGCGCTGCATCCTGTCAGGAGAGACTGCAGCCAGTAGATGGCCAGCACCACCCCAGCCCACACACTTACAGGAAGTCACTACGCCTCTCCTCTGATCAGATA GCCAGTCTGAAACTGAAGGAGGGACCTAATGATGTGACGTTTAGCATCACCACCCAATACCAGGGCACATGCCGCTGTGAGGGCACCATCTACCTGTGGAACTGGGATGACAAAGTCATTATCTCTGACATTGATGGCACCATCACCAA gTCCGACGTGTTTGGACAAATCCTGCCACAGTTGGGGAAGGACTGGACCCACCAGGGCATTGCCAAGCTCTACCATTCAGTAGCTGA GAACGGCTACAAGTTCTTATACTGCTCAGCGCGCGCTATTGGCATGGCGGACATGACAAGAGGTTACCTGCAGTGGGTCAACGATGGAGGCACCATTCTACCCCGGGGACCTCTCATGCTGTCTCCCAGCAGCCTCTTCTCTGCCTTCCACAG GGAGGTCATTGAAAAGAAACCAGAGATCTTCAAGATTGAATGCCTTACAGATATCAAGAACCTGTTCCAGCATAACAAGCAGCCATTCTACGCCGCCTTTGGGAATAGAACTAAT GATGTGTTTGCCTATAAGGAGGTGGGAGTTCCAGTGTGTAGGATCTTCACAGTCAACCCCAAAGGAGAGCTGATCCAGGAGCAGACCAAGGGAAACAAGTCCTC TTACGGCAGGCTCAGTGAGCTGGTGGAGCATGTGTTCCCTCTGTTGAGTAAGGAGCAGAACGAGGCCTTTGTCATGCCAGAGTACAGCTCTTTCTGTTACTGGAGACAGCCCATACCAGTCATCAACCCTGATGAACTGCTCTGA
- the lpin2 gene encoding phosphatidate phosphatase LPIN2 isoform X2 gives MKRQRSWGDRELLESTTEDNTDNSEQDESSSLRSSWSLADTMNYVGQLAGQVLVTVKELYKGINQATLSGCIDVVVVRQRDGTYQCSPFHVRFGKLGVLRSKEKVIDIEVNGEPVDLHMKLGDNGEAFFVQEAEQQNIVPAHLATSPIPTESHLFWISEVEHRTAKDLEDDPADPEDPPEPPAPSTVATKKKKRRRKKHKGDPRREELTPPMLVTAGNAIAANAPAATTAAMSSTGQNDEIFEMDLSSDEEAAARVSRSPSVTTMRDIDPKLPAARHNLDGYPLSDGDWPADDSHGLSQAFSPKSDSELVVRPSESMLRAESHMQWTWGEFPETTRVTKKEKPELLKTVTITPSENTHFRVILSSEAMENETDIEKEDGASSSVCTIVKPEPRTPITTVTPVNPLASVSTVTSMSPVTHAEPLEVLPSSVATSTPSNSQPSDSPSKKKGVPKRSQHQGPEDIYLDDLNVLEPDVAARYFPKSESEAATKHWMDSEIHSGSQSPQSVGSAAADSGTECLSDSASDLPDVTLSLCGGLTENAEISKERFMEHIITYHEFAENPAIIDNPNLVVKIGNRYYNWTLAAPLILSLQAFQKNLPKATEEAWVKEKMPKKSGRWWFWRKRADSTIKQSETKLETKEDSHLEEEGPSVSQEKLSLPPKAGDSSSDEEAKEVSAASCQERLQPVDGQHHPSPHTYRKSLRLSSDQIASLKLKEGPNDVTFSITTQYQGTCRCEGTIYLWNWDDKVIISDIDGTITKSDVFGQILPQLGKDWTHQGIAKLYHSVAENGYKFLYCSARAIGMADMTRGYLQWVNDGGTILPRGPLMLSPSSLFSAFHREVIEKKPEIFKIECLTDIKNLFQHNKQPFYAAFGNRTNDVFAYKEVGVPVCRIFTVNPKGELIQEQTKGNKSSYGRLSELVEHVFPLLSKEQNEAFVMPEYSSFCYWRQPIPVINPDELL, from the exons GCGGACACCATGAACTACGTGGGCCAGCTGGCAGGTCAGGTGCTGGTAACCGTCAAAGAACTGTATAAGGGCATTAATCAGGCCACGCTGTCGGGCTGCATCGATGTTGTGGTTGTCCGCCAGAGAGATGGCACCTACCAGTGCTCACCTTTCCATGTGCGCTTCGGCAAGCTGGGTGTACTGCGCTCCAAAGAGAAAGTG ATCGACATTGAAGTGAATGGAGAGCCAGTAGACCTGCACATGAAGCTTGGTGACAATGGAGAGGCCTTTTTTGTCCAGGAAGCTGAGCAGCAGAAT ATTGTCCCTGCCCACTTGGCCACCTCCCCAATCCCCACTGAGAGTCACCTGTTCTGGATCTCAGAGGTTGAGCACAGGACAGCAAAAGATCTGGAGGATGACCCGGCTGACCCAGAGGACCCACCCGAGCCTCCCGCTCCGAGCACCGTGgccacaaagaagaagaagaggcggAGGAAGAAGCACAAAGGAGACCCCCGAAGAGAAGAGCTGACGCCGCCCATGTTGGTCACTGCTGGAAATGCGATTGCTGCTAACGCACCTGCTGCTACGACTGCTGCTATGTCCAGCACTGGGCAAAACGACGAGATCTTTGAGATGGACCTGAGCTCTGACGAGGAGGCTGCAGCACGTGTCTCAAG GTCACCTTCAGTAACCACAATGAGAGATATTGACCCCAAATTACCCGCAGCCAGACACAACCTTGATGGTTATCCACTGTCTGATGGGGACTGGCCAGCAGACGACAG TCATGGCTTGTCCCAGGCCTTTTCCCCAAAGAGTGACTCTGAACTGGTGGTCCGGCCCTCAGAGAGCATGCTCAGAGCCGAGTCCCACATGCAGTGGACCTGGGGAGAGTTTCCAGAAACAACCAGG GTCACCAAAAAAGAGAAACCAGAACTACTAAAAACAGTGACCATCACCCCATCAGAGAACACCCACTTCCGCGTCATCCTCAGCTCTGAGGCCATGGAGAATGAGACTGACATTGAAAAGGAAGATGGTGCCTCCTCCTCAGTGTGCACCATTGTCAAGCCCGAGCCACGCACCCCAATCACCACTGTAACACCTGTGAATCCTCTCGCCTCTGTCAGCACCGTAACCTCTATGAGTCCTGTAACCCACGCCGAGCCCCTGGAGGTCCTGCCATCCAGTGTGGCAACCTCCACCCCTTCCAACAGTCAACCGAGCGACTCACCCTCTAAGAAGAAAG GTGTCCCAAAGAGGAGCCAGCATCAGGGTCCTGAGGATATCTACCTAGATGACCTGAATGTACTTGAACCTGATGTTGCTGCACGATATTTTCCTAAGAG TGAGTCTGAGGCAGCGACTAAGCACTGGATGGACTCAGAGATACACTCTGGTTCGCAGTCTCCACAGTCGGTGGGCAGCGCAGCAGCTGACAGCGGGACGGAGTGTCTGTCTGACTCAGCGAGCGACCTCCCTGACGtaactctctctctgtgtggaggCCTGACAGAAAACGCTGAAATATCCAAAG AAAGGTTCATGGAGCATATCATCACCTATCATGAATTTGCTGAAAACCCAGCAATTATAGATAACCCCAACCTAGTTGTAAAGATAGGAAATAG GTATTATAATTGGACACTCGCTGCACCCTTGATTCTAAGTCTACAGGCATTTCAGAAGAATTTGCCAAAG GCTACAGAGGAGGCCTGGGTGAAGGAGAAAATGCCAAAGAAGTCAGGCCGCTGGTGGTTCTGGCGAAAAAGGGCGGATAGTACAATCAAGCAG TCGGAGACCAAGCTTGAAACTAAGGAGGACTCTcacctggaggaggaaggaCCCTCCGTTTCCCAGGAGAAACTGTCCTTGCC GCCTAAAGCAGGAGACTCatccagtgatgaagaggcCAAGGAGGTGAGCGCTGCATCCTGTCAGGAGAGACTGCAGCCAGTAGATGGCCAGCACCACCCCAGCCCACACACTTACAGGAAGTCACTACGCCTCTCCTCTGATCAGATA GCCAGTCTGAAACTGAAGGAGGGACCTAATGATGTGACGTTTAGCATCACCACCCAATACCAGGGCACATGCCGCTGTGAGGGCACCATCTACCTGTGGAACTGGGATGACAAAGTCATTATCTCTGACATTGATGGCACCATCACCAA gTCCGACGTGTTTGGACAAATCCTGCCACAGTTGGGGAAGGACTGGACCCACCAGGGCATTGCCAAGCTCTACCATTCAGTAGCTGA GAACGGCTACAAGTTCTTATACTGCTCAGCGCGCGCTATTGGCATGGCGGACATGACAAGAGGTTACCTGCAGTGGGTCAACGATGGAGGCACCATTCTACCCCGGGGACCTCTCATGCTGTCTCCCAGCAGCCTCTTCTCTGCCTTCCACAG GGAGGTCATTGAAAAGAAACCAGAGATCTTCAAGATTGAATGCCTTACAGATATCAAGAACCTGTTCCAGCATAACAAGCAGCCATTCTACGCCGCCTTTGGGAATAGAACTAAT GATGTGTTTGCCTATAAGGAGGTGGGAGTTCCAGTGTGTAGGATCTTCACAGTCAACCCCAAAGGAGAGCTGATCCAGGAGCAGACCAAGGGAAACAAGTCCTC TTACGGCAGGCTCAGTGAGCTGGTGGAGCATGTGTTCCCTCTGTTGAGTAAGGAGCAGAACGAGGCCTTTGTCATGCCAGAGTACAGCTCTTTCTGTTACTGGAGACAGCCCATACCAGTCATCAACCCTGATGAACTGCTCTGA